The genomic stretch ATGATAGCTGGAGAAGCTAAGCGTCCTATTGATATCAACCAAGATATCTCGCTTGCACTCTCAAGTTATTTATCTATGGTCTATGAACTCCGTTCAATGACTTCAGGAGTTGTCTCACTTCGAGTTGAGGACATTTCTTCTCTATCTGATGCTTTCGAAATGGAAGAAACAGAAGTAGGTGAACGTCTAGCGAGGTTGATGCACTGCGACGATCTACAAACTCGTCGTTTCTTACAAATGCTCAAACGCGGTCGTGTACTTGTTCCTATTTCTATGGTCGCTGCTGGTGCCTTGATTGCTGTTACTTTATCTTTTAGTGGAGCAAATGGAACTAGTAGCAATAATGTTCCTGCTCGAACTCGAGCAAACGTTGAAGTTAGTCAACCGGCAACTACTATTCGTACAGAATCTGTTGTTGATATTGGTGATGCTGCCGTCATTGAACGTGTTGCTCAAACTGATGTACAAGAGACGAATACGAACGATGCTCCTGTAAATGTTATCCCTGATTTTTCAAGTCCAGAAGCACATGAAAATGCTCCTAGTTCTGCACCAGATGTTCAAATAGGTGATGGTATAAGTGTTACTCGCGGTGACGGTATGGGTGAATAAACCCTTAGACGATATTACAGTTGACTTTAGCGATTTCATTTGAAGATTTATCAATTTGATAACTATTCATGACAATATCTTTCTCTTGTAATGAGACAATTGAATATATCCAATTTGGATCGATAGAGAGTTTTATATCCGTAGGAGAAGGATAAGCTTTACTATGCGTATGCGAATGAACAACACCGACTATTTCTAGATTATTCTCATCACAATATCTTGATGCTTTTAGTTGATCTATTGAATCGATCTCGTAAATTAAAGCAGATGCCGCTGCATTCTTTGTCGGCCAGAATCTTTTAATCTCTCCCATAGGCATATTGTTCTCGTCTATTGGACCAATTAAAAGGCCACATCCTTCTAGTGGAAAGCACTTTTGCATATGGTCTATAAGTTTTTTGTATTCGTCTTGCTTTATTTGCCAAATCACTTAGAACACTTTAGACGCAAATCGAATAGAATATAAGTGATATGAGTGAAAATGAAGAAAAAGCTAAACGCAGAGGTGATGGAGTTGTCGCGACTAACCGTAAAGCTAACCACGACTATGCAATAAGCGATACTTATACTTGCGGTATTGAATTAATGGGCCCTGAAGTTAAATCA from Acidimicrobiia bacterium encodes the following:
- a CDS encoding M67 family metallopeptidase; the protein is MIWQIKQDEYKKLIDHMQKCFPLEGCGLLIGPIDENNMPMGEIKRFWPTKNAAASALIYEIDSIDQLKASRYCDENNLEIVGVVHSHTHSKAYPSPTDIKLSIDPNWIYSIVSLQEKDIVMNSYQIDKSSNEIAKVNCNIV